CCCCAATTACCGCGATTAACCACATCCAAAATACTGCTCCTGGTCCACCTGCTGAAATTGCGATAGCTACACCAGCTAAGTTACCAGTACCTACACGAGAAGCTGTACTCATACAAAAAGCCTGGAACGATGATACACCACTCTTCTCTTTTTGTGCTTTCCTCGTTTTCGAACTTGCCCCATCCCCAAGCAATCGAATCATTTCACCGAAGTAACGAACTTGGACAAATTTCACACGAAACGAAAAGTAAAGTCCTAACCCAATTAACATCGCAATAATGATATATGACCAAAGGACATTATTTATATCCCCAATTACCTTAGCTAAAAAATCCATAATTGCATTGCCCCCTCTTCCTAACAATAAGAAAATTATATTCTAAAAACTTTTAGTAATCAAGAATTTTATGTTAGGTTTTATGACACGAACACGTCAAACTTCTTAACACGCGTGTATTTTTACATAAAAATATAACCAGTACACGCATGTATCCAACACTCAATCACTCATCCCATTCGATCAGTCCTACTTTTTAGACAGTGCATTCTCTACAAATCACGAGAATAATGAACAAACAAAATTATATTAATAATTTCCCCTCACCCTTTTCATCATTTACTACAACAAAAAAAGACGAGCATCGAATTTACCTCGACGCTCGCCTTTTCATTACACTGCTTTTTCTTTATCTGTTACCACTGGCTTATCCCAACACTCTGTATTCGTTAAACCAGGAATAGAATCTGCACTGAACACTGGATCTTTTCCTTGTTTCTTTTGCCTTACATAGTCTGCCAAAGCAGCATATGCAAATCGGCCAAGAAGTGTAATCGCGATTAAGTTTGTGATTACCATTAGTCCCATAAATAAATCCGCCATGTTCCATACAACTTGAAGTGTAGCAACAGAACCGAATAATACCATTCCAACTACCGCAATACGGTAAATCGTTAACCAAGTTTTACTTTGTTTAATGAATTCAATATTCGTTTCACCATAATAGTAGTTTCCTAGAAGTGAACTGAAAGCGAATAAGAAAATAATAATCGCTAAGAAGCTACTTGCCCAAGAGCCAATTTGTGAACTTAGCGCCATTTGTGTTAATTCAATACCTTCTAAATTTGTTGCTTTATATGCACCAGAACATAGTACGATAAATGCTGTTGATGTACATACTAAGAATGTATCCACTAACACTCCAATTGTTTGAATAAAACCTTGTTTTGCTGGATGCGTTACATCAGCTGTCGCTGCCGCGTTCGGCGCACTACCCATACCTGCTTCGTTCGCGAATAATCCACGCTGAATACCATATTTCATTGCAGCACCGATACCGCCACCTACAGCTGAATCTAAACCAAATGCACCTTTAAAGATTTCTGTAAACATATCCGGTATTAAATAATAATTTTTAATAACAACGAAAATTGCTACTGCAATATAAATAAGCGCCATTGGCGGAACAATCATTTCAGACATACGTGCAATGCTTTTTACACCACCAAAAATAATAACCGCAACTAATGCAGCTAATGCAATACCAACAATATAACGCTCTAAACCAAATGCATTTTCAAACGCTAATGTTACTGTATTCGCTTGTACTGAGTTAAAAATTAAACCATAACTAATTGTAATAAGGATAGAGAACCAAATTCCCATCCAACGTTTATTTAAACCTTTTTCCATATAATAAGCAGGACCACCACGGAAGCCACTGCCATCTTTTACTTTATAAATTTGCGCAAGCGTACTTTCTACGAAGCTTGAAGACGCTCCGATAATCGCAATCACCCACATCCAAAATACCGCGCCAGGTCCTCCCATAGAAATAGCTAACGCTACACCAG
This Bacillus paramycoides DNA region includes the following protein-coding sequences:
- a CDS encoding alanine/glycine:cation symporter family protein — translated: MNILEQFVSSTNTILWSYILIAMLIGLGLYFSIKLKFVQITHLGEMVRLMSDGLTGKTRKKGSVSSFQAFCMSSAARIGIGNLAGVALAISMGGPGAVFWMWVIAIIGASSSFVESTLAQIYKVKDGSGFRGGPAYYMEKGLNKRWMGIWFSILITISYGLIFNSVQANTVTLAFENAFGLERYIVGIALAALVAVIIFGGVKSIARMSEMIVPPMALIYIAVAIFVVIKNYYLIPDMFTEIFKGAFGLDSAVGGGIGAAMKYGIQRGLFANEAGMGSAPNAAATADVTHPAKQGFIQTIGVLVDTFLVCTSTAFIVLCSGAYKATNLEGIELTQMALSSQIGSWASSFLAIIIFLFAFSSLLGNYYYGETNIEFIKQSKTWLTIYRIAVVGMVLFGSVATLQVVWNMADLFMGLMVITNLIAITLLGRFAYAALADYVRQKKQGKDPVFSADSIPGLTNTECWDKPVVTDKEKAV